The sequence below is a genomic window from Flavobacterium sediminilitoris.
TGTTTCAAATGCAAAGCGATATCCTATGATGGCCGAAAGACAAGTTGTTATAGTAAAAGAAGCGCAAGAATTATCTAGAACTATTGATAAATTAGAATCTTATATTGAAAATCCTCAACCTACAACAATCCTTGTTTTTGCATATAAATATAAAACGTTAGATAAAAGAAAAAAGGTAACTAAATTATTAGGAAAGTCAGGTATTTTATATGAAAGTAAAAAATTATATGAAAACCAGGTTGGCGATTGGATAAGACGTGTTTTATCAGGTCAAAATTATAATATTGAACCAAAAGCTGCTGCAATGTTAGTAGAGTTTTTAGGAACAGATTTGTCTAAAATAAGTAATGAATTAGATAAATTGAAAATTATATTACCAAAAGGACATACAATTTCGGCAAAAGATGTTGAAGAAAATATAGGAATAAGTAAAGATTATAATAATTTTGAATTGCGCAAAGCAATAGGAGAGAAGGATCAATTGAAAGCATATAAAATAATTAATTATTTTGCGCAAAACCCAAAAGATAATCCTATTGTTGTAACTACTGGACTTGTTTTTGGTTTTTTCTCTCAATTACTTCAATATCATGGTTTAAAAGATAAATCTAAAGCAAATGTGGCTAAAGTTTTAAAAGTGAATCCTTATTTTGTATCTGATTATGATGTTGCTATTCGAAATTATCCAATGAAAAAAGTAAGTGCAATTGTTTCTACTTTAAGAGGAATTGATGTTAAAAGTAAAGGTGTAGGAGCAAATATTTCGCAACACGATTTATTAAAAGAAATGTTGATTAACATATTTAATTAATACTAAAAGAGAGAGGTTTTAAGTCTCTCTCTTTTAATGTTTTATTTACTGACTATAATAAAATCGGAACGCCTATTAATTGAATGTCGTTCTTCTGTGCATTTTACACCATTTGGACAATTTTCTTTTAGTCTAGTTTCTCCATAACCAATAGCACTTTCAATACGTTCAGGACTTATTCCTCTTGCTATTAAATAAGTTTGAGTAGCTTTTGCTCTATTATCAGAAAGTTTTAAATTATGTGAATCTGAACCTCTAGAATCGGTGTGTGATTCTATTTTTATAACTACTTTAGGGAACTCAGTCATAACATAATATACTTTTTCTAGTTCACTTTCTGCTTGAGGAGTTATTGCAAATTTGTCTAAATCAAAATAAATAGGGTTTACTTTTATTTTTTCAACATTATCTTCTTTAACGACTAAACTTTCAAAGCTATTTAAATAAACGATATTGTTTTTAATATCTTTCGCTCCGTCATCTGTTTTTACCTGAACATTTTTAGAACTATAATTAGGTTTAGAAAAATTTAAATTATGCTCACTATTACAGGGTAATTGCACATTATAATATCCTAAACTATCCGATTTTACGTTTTGAACAGTATCTCCAAAATTATCTATAACTTTAATATTAGCATAAGGAATAGGTTTTTTAGTTGCTTCATCTAAAACATTTCCAGAATAATTTTGAAAGATAACTTCTTTTGTTTTTACGAAAGAATAGATATCATCATCTCCTTTTCCCATTGTTCTATTTGATGAAAAATAACCATCGCCAGTTTCTTTGTAGTATGTAAATGAGAAATCATCCATATTACTATTAATAGGAGACCCTAGATTTGTAGGAGTTGAAAATGAGTTTTTACTTTCAAGTTTTGATTCAAAAATATCTAATCCACCAATTCCATAATGTCCATCTGATGAGAAATATAATGTATTATTTACAAAATAGGGAAACATTTCTCTTCCAGCAGTATTAACAGAAGGTCCTGCATTAATAGGTGTGTTTATAGACCCATCTTCAAATATTTCAGCATAATAAATATCAGTACAACCATAACCACCAGGCATGTCTGAAACAAAGAATAAATATTTTCCTTTATCACATAGCGAAGGATGAGCACAAGAATAGTTTTCATCATTAAATTTTAGAGTTTCAATATCAACTATTTTGTTATCTACAATTGATCCTCTTAAAATTTCCATATTAGATAAACCGCTTTTGTTTGTTTTTATTTTACGTCTTTTTAAGTAATTAGAAGTAAAATATACTTTTTCTAAATCGTTTGAAAAAGCAACAGTTGCATCATGATAATCAGAGTTCAAATTATTTAAAAACAGTTTTACATTATCTACATTTCCTGTACCAATATTTTTTTCGGCTATATATGTATTTAAATAAGGTTGTTCATTCCAAGAGTATATTTTATTATTAAATTTAGAAGTATCTCTTGATGAATAAAATATTATTTTATTAGGGCCATATTTTACAGCTCCAAAATCGGACATTGGTGTGTTAATAGAAAGATTTGTAATTGTATATAACGTTTTCTTTTTATTTAAACTATCTAATTCTTTCTTTTGATATGCCAACATCTTTAGTTTGACAGGATTATTTTTGTAGTACTCCTTTAATAAATTATTAGCAGTATCATAGTCTCTGTTTGACTTTAAAGATTCAATGTATTTAATAAAGTTTACTTCAGCCATACTGCCTTGTTCTGCTTCATAGACTTTATCAAACCATTTTTTCGCATTTATATAATCATTTATATAAAAGTAACTATT
It includes:
- the holA gene encoding DNA polymerase III subunit delta; amino-acid sequence: MDEVIQITKDIKAGNFKPIYFFMGEESYYIDKLTEYIEKNVLSEEEKGFNQVVLYGRDTTIEDIVSNAKRYPMMAERQVVIVKEAQELSRTIDKLESYIENPQPTTILVFAYKYKTLDKRKKVTKLLGKSGILYESKKLYENQVGDWIRRVLSGQNYNIEPKAAAMLVEFLGTDLSKISNELDKLKIILPKGHTISAKDVEENIGISKDYNNFELRKAIGEKDQLKAYKIINYFAQNPKDNPIVVTTGLVFGFFSQLLQYHGLKDKSKANVAKVLKVNPYFVSDYDVAIRNYPMKKVSAIVSTLRGIDVKSKGVGANISQHDLLKEMLINIFN
- a CDS encoding OmpA family protein, which codes for MKKIIQTAIFLFSISLFSQSSLDKATKYYKTMQYKKAVEMYEKAIEDKGANSQETVFRIANSYFYINDYINAKKWFDKVYEAEQGSMAEVNFIKYIESLKSNRDYDTANNLLKEYYKNNPVKLKMLAYQKKELDSLNKKKTLYTITNLSINTPMSDFGAVKYGPNKIIFYSSRDTSKFNNKIYSWNEQPYLNTYIAEKNIGTGNVDNVKLFLNNLNSDYHDATVAFSNDLEKVYFTSNYLKRRKIKTNKSGLSNMEILRGSIVDNKIVDIETLKFNDENYSCAHPSLCDKGKYLFFVSDMPGGYGCTDIYYAEIFEDGSINTPINAGPSVNTAGREMFPYFVNNTLYFSSDGHYGIGGLDIFESKLESKNSFSTPTNLGSPINSNMDDFSFTYYKETGDGYFSSNRTMGKGDDDIYSFVKTKEVIFQNYSGNVLDEATKKPIPYANIKVIDNFGDTVQNVKSDSLGYYNVQLPCNSEHNLNFSKPNYSSKNVQVKTDDGAKDIKNNIVYLNSFESLVVKEDNVEKIKVNPIYFDLDKFAITPQAESELEKVYYVMTEFPKVVIKIESHTDSRGSDSHNLKLSDNRAKATQTYLIARGISPERIESAIGYGETRLKENCPNGVKCTEERHSINRRSDFIIVSK